The sequence ATCATCATGATTCGTACCTTTGGTCACGAAAAAGTTGAGACCTTTGCTGAATACTCAAGCGTGCCTATTATCAATGCTTTAACTGACGAATTTCATCCTTGCCAGCTACTGGCAGACATGCAAACCTATTATGAGCATCGCGGTAGTATCGAAAATAAAATTGTCACTTGGGTTGGTGATGGCAATAATATGTGCGCATCGTATATGCAAGCGGCTCATCAATTTGGTTTTGAGCTACGCGTCGCTGCGCCTTATGGGTTTGAGCCTGACCCTGAGCTGATGAAACGCTTCTCGCATTGCGTCAGTATTGTCGAAAACGTACAAGAAGCCGCGAAAGATTCAAATTTAATTGTCACCGATGTATGGGCAAGCATGGGACAAGAGTCTGAACAAAATACTCGTGCGCGCCGTTTTGCCGCTTATCAAGTAACGCCATCGCTATTGGACAAAGCCGATCCTGAAGTGGTATTTATGCATTGTCTACCCGCGCATCGTGGTGAGGAGATCTCTCATGATATGCTTGACGACCCACGCTCAGTGGTATGGGATGAAGCAGAGAACCGCTTACATGCGCAAAAAGCCTTGATGGAATTCTTATTACAAGACAAAATCAAACTTTAAACAATATAGCCATAACCTATTTATGGAAGAGTAAGTACGAAAAAGGCAGACCACATTTAGTGTGATCTGCCTTTTTAGTTTCTGATTAATAATAAGCCACTGCTTAACTGATTCTTAACGAGTAAGCATTTTTTAACGAATAAGTGTCGTTACGCCATCACTACCGGCTTTTAACAACACATCAGCTTGATTAGCTGCAAATATACCATTACAAACTACGCCCACAATATTATTCAGCTCTTTCTCAAGCGCTATCGGATTACTAACGTCCAAATCATAAGTATCTAAGATAACATTACCATAATCAGTCACAAAATCTTCGCGGTAAACTGGCTCACCGCCCATACGGGCTAATTGCCGTGCGACATAAGAACGTGCTTGCGGCAGTACCTCAATCGGAACAGGAAACTCGCGACCTAGCACCTCAACGCTTTTGCTCTCATCAACCATGCATATAAATTTATTAGAAGCCGCTGCCACGATTTTTTCACGAGTGAGCGCGCCGCCACCGCCTTTTATCAATTGCAAATGCTCATTGACCTCATCTGCCCCATCGATATAAATATCAA is a genomic window of Psychrobacter cibarius containing:
- the argF gene encoding ornithine carbamoyltransferase translates to MSLRHFLTLSDLTKQELENLIKRASELRKMQHAGEIYQPFVGRTLGMIFEKSSTRTRISFETGMGQFGGSAIFLSPNDTQLGRGEPLEDSARVISSMVDIIMIRTFGHEKVETFAEYSSVPIINALTDEFHPCQLLADMQTYYEHRGSIENKIVTWVGDGNNMCASYMQAAHQFGFELRVAAPYGFEPDPELMKRFSHCVSIVENVQEAAKDSNLIVTDVWASMGQESEQNTRARRFAAYQVTPSLLDKADPEVVFMHCLPAHRGEEISHDMLDDPRSVVWDEAENRLHAQKALMEFLLQDKIKL
- the rpiA gene encoding ribose-5-phosphate isomerase RpiA; its protein translation is MSDQQAQKQAAAKAALSYIEDDMILGVGTGSTVNCLIELLPTVKLAGAVASSQVTEDKLRALGIEIVDLNFAGTLDIYIDGADEVNEHLQLIKGGGGALTREKIVAAASNKFICMVDESKSVEVLGREFPVPIEVLPQARSYVARQLARMGGEPVYREDFVTDYGNVILDTYDLDVSNPIALEKELNNIVGVVCNGIFAANQADVLLKAGSDGVTTLIR